A window of Aeromicrobium sp. Root236 contains these coding sequences:
- a CDS encoding DUF5998 family protein, which produces MATDDTKSLFDEVSTSGYYPEIVADGLRDALADEPVAAYVLHHEPTFDHDEIRRHMTVLALTPSRLVLVHTDEHPGDDLLPKPYTSTTSEAVALGQVRSVVVTRMVTSKSKELEEAVLTVGWGAVSRVELEPARCADPECEADHGYTGSLTGDDFSLRLAAAADGGSAVQRLLGFARTLSAATAGRTT; this is translated from the coding sequence ATGGCCACTGACGACACGAAGTCCCTGTTCGACGAGGTCTCCACGAGCGGCTACTACCCCGAGATCGTCGCTGACGGCCTGCGGGACGCGCTGGCCGACGAGCCGGTCGCGGCGTACGTGCTGCACCACGAGCCGACCTTCGACCACGACGAGATCCGCCGCCACATGACGGTGCTGGCGCTGACCCCCAGCCGCCTCGTGCTGGTGCACACCGACGAGCACCCCGGCGACGACCTGCTGCCCAAGCCCTACACGTCGACGACCTCCGAGGCGGTGGCCCTCGGCCAGGTCCGCTCCGTCGTCGTGACCCGCATGGTGACGTCGAAGTCCAAGGAGCTCGAAGAGGCGGTCCTGACCGTCGGCTGGGGTGCGGTGTCGCGCGTCGAGCTGGAGCCCGCACGCTGCGCGGACCCGGAGTGCGAGGCCGATCACGGCTACACCGGCAGCCTGACCGGCGACGACTTCTCGTTGCGCCTCGCCGCGGCTGCCGACGGCGGCTCGGCCGTGCAGCGGCTGCTCGGCTTCGCGCGTACGCTGTCGGCGGCGACCGCCGGCCGCACCACATGA
- a CDS encoding alkaline phosphatase family protein codes for MTLAGLGGRATIDQVLPSVAAAMGAPGFANTLGLPEAARYVVFLVDGLGLELLREHADAAPFLSSLTNVDDVICGVPSTTSTSLTSLGTGLQAGTHGMVGYTSRVPGSGQRLNSLKWDQPVDPLLWQPHRTVLEQMQDAGIAASSVNDAKFADSGLTLCSQRGVPFHGISSIWERLDVVLEVIESAPRAMTYAYESRLDHTGHAKGCTSEEWRTMLTTIDAELADLREELPRDTVLLVTADHGMIDLPMTDRFDIDASPTLLDDVTLLAGEARFRHVYTRSGAAPDVAARWQAELGDRALVRTQDGIEDWFGPITSDVRGRIGDVVVAALGEFAMFSSREFGIEFKMTGFHGSISEAELRIPVLVAP; via the coding sequence ATGACGCTGGCCGGACTCGGTGGTCGCGCGACGATCGACCAGGTCCTGCCCTCGGTGGCGGCCGCGATGGGCGCCCCCGGCTTCGCCAACACGCTGGGCCTGCCCGAGGCGGCGCGCTACGTGGTGTTCCTCGTCGACGGCCTGGGCCTCGAGCTGTTGCGCGAGCACGCCGATGCCGCACCGTTCCTCAGCTCGCTGACCAACGTCGACGACGTCATCTGCGGCGTGCCGTCGACCACCTCGACGAGTCTGACGTCGCTCGGCACCGGGTTGCAGGCCGGCACCCACGGCATGGTCGGCTACACGTCGCGCGTGCCCGGCAGCGGTCAGCGGCTCAACTCGCTCAAGTGGGACCAGCCGGTCGATCCGCTGCTCTGGCAGCCGCACCGCACGGTCCTGGAGCAGATGCAGGACGCCGGCATCGCGGCGTCGTCGGTCAACGACGCCAAGTTCGCCGACTCCGGCCTGACCTTGTGCAGCCAGCGCGGCGTGCCGTTCCACGGCATCAGCTCGATCTGGGAACGGCTCGACGTCGTCCTCGAGGTCATCGAGTCCGCGCCGCGCGCCATGACGTACGCCTATGAGTCGCGCCTCGACCACACGGGCCACGCCAAGGGCTGCACGTCGGAGGAGTGGCGCACGATGCTCACGACGATCGACGCGGAGCTCGCCGACCTGCGCGAGGAGCTGCCGCGCGACACGGTGCTGCTGGTCACCGCCGACCACGGCATGATCGACCTGCCGATGACCGATCGCTTCGACATCGACGCGTCGCCGACACTGCTCGACGACGTCACCTTGCTGGCCGGCGAGGCGCGGTTCCGCCACGTCTACACGAGGTCGGGCGCCGCACCGGACGTCGCGGCGCGCTGGCAGGCCGAGCTCGGCGACCGGGCTCTCGTACGTACGCAGGACGGCATCGAGGACTGGTTCGGTCCCATCACCTCTGACGTGCGCGGGCGGATCGGTGACGTCGTCGTCGCGGCGCTCGGCGAGTTCGCGATGTTCTCGTCGCGGGAGTTCGGCATCGAGTTCAAGATGACCGGCTTCCACGGGTCGATCAGTGAGGCCGAGCTGCGCATCCCGGTCCTCGTCGCACCATGA